The sequence below is a genomic window from Mycobacterium sp. ITM-2016-00316.
GCTGGTGCCCCACCTGTGGTGAGCGCCCGCCGATTGAGGTGACCCCGTTTCCCTGGCTACAGTGCTGGTCATGACCGACAAAGCATGCCCCGGCAGCGGGAAGAGTTGGACGGTCGATATCGAGGGCAAACCGATCTGCCCCCGATGCCGCCGCTCGCTGGCCACCGTGGCGGGAAAGGGGCGCAAGATCAAGGATCTGCCGGCGGTGCCCCGGCACGAGAAGCCGTCGCGTACCACCACCAGGAACACCCGCCGCCCGAACTGATCCGATCCGGCGACGTTCGGCCACATACTGAATCCATGGAGTTGCTGACCGGTTTCGGGCTGGCCACCGCGGCGGGGCTGAACGCCTACATTCCGCTGCTGGCGCTGGGACTGTTGTCGCGATACACCGAGTTGGTGTCGCTGCCCGTGGGCTGGGCCTGGCTGGAGAACGGCTGGGTGATGCTGATCGTCGGAGTGCTGCTGGCCGTCGAGATCGTTGCCGACAAGATTCCGGCGCTGGACTCGGTGAACGACGCCATCCAGACGTTCGTGCGGCCGACCGCCGGTGGCATCGTGTTCGGGTCCGGCACCGCCGCGCAGACCGCCGCGGTCGCCGACCCGGGCGCATTCGCCTCATCGGGTCAGTGGATCGGCGTCGTCATCGGCATCGTCACCGCGCTGATCGTCTCGTTGACCAAATCGGCGGTGCGCCCCGTCGCCAACATCGGGTCGGCGGGGATGGCGGCCCCGGTATTGAGCACCGCCGAGGACATCACCAGTGTGGGACTGGTCTTCGTGTCACTGCTGTTGCCGCTGCTGGTCCTGGTCGCACTGGCGGCCGTCGCGTTCGCGGTGTTCGGAGTGTGGCGGTGGCGACGGCGTCGTCACAC
It includes:
- a CDS encoding DUF4126 domain-containing protein, with the protein product MELLTGFGLATAAGLNAYIPLLALGLLSRYTELVSLPVGWAWLENGWVMLIVGVLLAVEIVADKIPALDSVNDAIQTFVRPTAGGIVFGSGTAAQTAAVADPGAFASSGQWIGVVIGIVTALIVSLTKSAVRPVANIGSAGMAAPVLSTAEDITSVGLVFVSLLLPLLVLVALAAVAFAVFGVWRWRRRRHTDPAIR